The following proteins are encoded in a genomic region of Longimicrobium sp.:
- a CDS encoding DegT/DnrJ/EryC1/StrS family aminotransferase, which yields MHSEMLAARVAQRLEGHTGLPVELMSSGSAALECALRVLEAPPGARVLVPSVGCDAIAMSVLNAGATPSFYEIDAELRMHLGPDARDAFAVVVNYPFGYVPEGGEPARLEPLRRAGVRVVADCAQAFGTRVDDRPVGSLADVAVYSFADGKHLSCGEGGALAAADPALRERAWSFAHAARVRGSFDRAACGRNFAMARPVMAELNRCLDRWPRDAARRLERAHLARARLRGAAVRIVEPANDAVVVPLKQVMRLEEPTPAHRAAVARVAAEFRFVQSWWPRVPMEKSYLGGRHLPFASISTWRESAFTLSLSPAVPRDEFRRGLAALSSALSGTAS from the coding sequence GTGCATTCCGAGATGCTGGCCGCACGCGTGGCCCAGCGCCTGGAGGGGCACACGGGACTCCCCGTGGAGCTCATGTCCAGCGGCTCGGCGGCACTGGAGTGCGCCCTGCGCGTGCTGGAAGCTCCGCCCGGTGCGCGCGTGCTGGTGCCCAGCGTCGGGTGCGACGCCATCGCCATGAGCGTGCTGAACGCGGGAGCCACTCCCTCCTTTTACGAGATCGACGCCGAGCTGCGCATGCACCTGGGCCCCGATGCGCGGGACGCGTTCGCCGTGGTGGTGAACTACCCCTTTGGATACGTGCCCGAGGGTGGCGAGCCCGCGCGCCTGGAACCGTTGCGGCGCGCCGGGGTTCGAGTGGTAGCCGACTGTGCCCAGGCATTCGGCACGCGTGTGGACGACCGCCCCGTGGGGAGCCTGGCCGACGTGGCCGTTTACAGCTTCGCCGATGGCAAGCACCTCTCCTGCGGCGAGGGAGGCGCGCTCGCCGCCGCCGACCCCGCGCTCCGCGAGCGCGCGTGGAGCTTCGCGCACGCGGCGCGGGTGCGCGGATCGTTCGACCGGGCGGCGTGCGGCCGCAATTTCGCCATGGCGCGCCCGGTCATGGCCGAGTTGAACCGGTGTCTGGACAGGTGGCCGCGCGACGCGGCGCGGAGGCTGGAGCGCGCCCATCTCGCGCGGGCGAGGCTGCGGGGCGCCGCGGTGCGGATCGTAGAGCCCGCGAACGACGCCGTGGTGGTGCCGCTCAAGCAGGTGATGCGGCTGGAGGAGCCCACTCCCGCGCACCGGGCCGCTGTGGCCCGTGTGGCGGCCGAGTTTCGCTTCGTGCAATCGTGGTGGCCGCGAGTGCCGATGGAAAAGAGCTACCTGGGCGGCCGTCACCTGCCCTTCGCCTCGATCTCCACGTGGCGGGAGAGCGCTTTCACCCTCTCCCTCTCGCCCGCGGTGCCGCGGGACGAGTTCCGCCGTGGGCTCGCCGCGCTCAGCTCTGCCCTTTCCGGCACTGCCTCCTGA
- a CDS encoding TIM barrel protein — protein MTSGVRVRRAECRPERLDEVRAAGFVHVEWEWSWNGAGSSPVPSAGELASAARALAGAGLTCSVAGPTGISVAEKVDPLRAVSTRLWRELYQAAGELGARWVVLELGQARCAPDETEKRRRRIDLARPALHAILEGSDGGPLLLVENQRRLDPVLGRTYLGDHAADLVHLLDGLPPERAGIMFDAGHPLIGQDPLAFLEGVDPWIRAVALHANDGVRDEHRALEPGDVDRHPAYWHGLARRAAGLPVVVEIDDLDAARSCWHTFSHLP, from the coding sequence ATGACCTCCGGCGTACGTGTCCGCCGCGCGGAGTGCCGGCCCGAGCGGCTGGACGAGGTGCGGGCCGCGGGCTTCGTCCACGTGGAGTGGGAGTGGTCGTGGAACGGCGCCGGCTCCAGCCCCGTGCCATCCGCGGGCGAGCTGGCGAGTGCCGCTCGGGCGCTGGCCGGCGCGGGGCTCACCTGCAGCGTGGCCGGCCCCACGGGGATCTCGGTGGCCGAAAAGGTCGACCCGCTCCGGGCCGTTTCCACCCGGCTCTGGCGCGAGCTGTACCAGGCCGCGGGGGAGCTGGGAGCGCGCTGGGTGGTGCTGGAGCTGGGCCAGGCGCGGTGCGCACCCGATGAGACGGAGAAGCGCCGCCGGCGGATCGACCTGGCGCGTCCCGCCCTGCACGCCATCCTCGAAGGCTCGGATGGCGGGCCGCTTCTGCTGGTGGAAAACCAGCGCCGCCTGGATCCCGTGCTGGGGCGGACCTACCTGGGAGACCATGCCGCCGACCTGGTTCACCTTCTCGACGGCCTCCCCCCCGAGCGCGCCGGGATCATGTTCGATGCCGGCCACCCGCTCATCGGCCAGGACCCCCTGGCCTTCCTCGAAGGCGTGGATCCCTGGATCCGCGCGGTGGCGCTGCACGCCAACGACGGGGTGCGCGACGAGCACCGCGCACTCGAGCCCGGCGACGTGGACCGGCACCCGGCATACTGGCACGGGCTCGCCCGCCGCGCCGCGGGGCTCCCCGTCGTAGTGGAAATCGACGACCTGGATGCGGCCCGCAGTTGCTGGCACACCTTCTCCCATCTCCCCTGA
- a CDS encoding radical SAM protein, which translates to MNAPLPVFQRTSPKIVYVRILEACNAGCRMCPFANSSDPFRLAVERVRTLAVQLAALGGEEVRFTGGEPTLHEGLLEAVAEVRAAGLRVSLITNGSRLAEMAAPLLDAGLSALTCSLDSPRPEIHDGLRRTPGLFAAAIAGLETLATERARRGRSLPITVNTIVSAETFRDIHEFVPLLDRIGVDFWTLIPIKDKKSLYLTAEEAHEFSASVVPRIEARLERARVRLNAVSPHVFGTSDAARVASAGGRLPTHTRCFVPDVVGYIDARRGLLTACNCLPHRRGRPLSLEGVWDRPFGESWNEPGFAGERAAFASVASQVCTGCEPGNVRFNRDADLALSAAGWPDAQWL; encoded by the coding sequence ATGAACGCGCCTCTTCCCGTATTCCAGCGGACGAGCCCCAAAATCGTCTACGTACGTATCCTGGAGGCGTGCAACGCCGGGTGCCGGATGTGCCCGTTCGCCAACTCCAGCGATCCTTTCCGGCTGGCGGTTGAGCGGGTGCGCACGCTCGCGGTGCAGCTGGCGGCGCTGGGCGGCGAGGAGGTGCGTTTTACCGGCGGTGAGCCCACGCTGCACGAAGGATTGCTGGAGGCGGTGGCCGAGGTACGCGCGGCGGGGTTGCGGGTGAGCCTCATCACCAACGGAAGCCGTCTGGCCGAGATGGCCGCACCGCTGCTGGACGCCGGTCTCTCCGCGCTCACCTGCTCGCTCGACTCGCCGCGCCCCGAGATCCACGACGGACTGCGCCGCACCCCCGGCCTCTTTGCGGCGGCGATCGCGGGGCTCGAGACTCTCGCCACGGAACGCGCGCGCCGCGGCCGCTCCCTGCCCATCACGGTAAACACCATCGTCTCCGCCGAGACCTTTCGAGACATCCACGAATTCGTTCCGCTGCTCGACCGCATCGGCGTGGACTTCTGGACCCTGATCCCCATCAAAGACAAGAAGAGCCTGTATCTTACGGCCGAAGAAGCGCACGAGTTCTCCGCCTCGGTCGTCCCCCGCATCGAGGCGCGGCTGGAGCGCGCACGCGTGCGGCTGAACGCCGTGAGCCCGCACGTCTTCGGCACCAGCGACGCCGCCCGCGTGGCGTCGGCGGGAGGCCGCCTGCCCACTCACACCCGGTGCTTCGTTCCCGACGTGGTGGGCTACATCGATGCCCGGCGCGGCCTGCTCACCGCGTGCAACTGCCTTCCGCACCGCCGCGGCAGGCCGCTCAGCCTGGAAGGCGTGTGGGACCGGCCGTTCGGCGAGAGCTGGAACGAGCCGGGCTTCGCCGGCGAGCGCGCGGCGTTCGCGTCGGTGGCTTCGCAGGTGTGCACCGGCTGCGAGCCCGGCAACGTCCGCTTCAACCGCGATGCAGACCTGGCGCTGTCCGCGGCGGGCTGGCCCGACGCCCAGTGGCTTTAG
- a CDS encoding phosphotransferase, translated as MSASAALRAGWKIAASPRSDDLGVNNRVWQVGRRFWLHCYDPDDLPWRERQARLVEALGQVAAREGAELRVPQTVPPLGGGLFHRDEEGAWQLTHNVPGRRPDPLHGAEYPAVAGGLARLHRLLGQIDPSLAPAPTTLRGDLQANLARHRAESGDAAFAAMVEPAVERVEAWLPRLLSLPVQVIHGDFSHPNLKLAGRGAAAELTGVIDFEFCSADPAVLDLATVVLTLLLRGPGRGADARIGAMLDAYAAAGGVEVGADDLWPALLARKLDSYWHHGERARRDPAARPVAERQVEQLRRLLGFLDAR; from the coding sequence GTGAGCGCCTCGGCGGCCCTGCGCGCGGGGTGGAAGATCGCGGCTTCGCCGCGCTCCGACGACCTGGGGGTCAACAACCGCGTATGGCAGGTGGGGCGGCGGTTCTGGCTACACTGCTACGACCCGGACGACCTTCCGTGGCGTGAGCGGCAGGCGCGGCTCGTGGAGGCGCTGGGCCAGGTCGCCGCGCGCGAGGGGGCGGAGCTGCGCGTTCCCCAGACGGTGCCTCCGCTGGGGGGAGGGCTCTTCCACCGGGACGAGGAGGGCGCCTGGCAGCTCACCCACAACGTCCCCGGCCGCCGGCCCGATCCGCTCCACGGCGCCGAGTACCCGGCCGTGGCGGGCGGCCTCGCGCGGCTGCACCGGCTCCTGGGGCAGATCGATCCATCGCTGGCACCCGCGCCCACCACGCTCCGGGGCGACCTGCAGGCCAACCTGGCGCGCCATCGAGCCGAAAGCGGCGACGCCGCGTTCGCGGCGATGGTGGAGCCCGCGGTCGAGAGGGTGGAGGCGTGGCTCCCGCGCCTGCTGTCGCTCCCGGTGCAGGTCATCCACGGCGACTTCTCGCACCCCAACCTGAAGCTCGCGGGGCGGGGCGCTGCCGCCGAGCTCACCGGGGTGATCGACTTCGAGTTCTGCAGCGCCGATCCGGCGGTGCTCGACCTGGCCACCGTGGTGCTCACCCTCCTCCTCCGCGGCCCCGGCCGCGGTGCCGATGCCCGGATCGGCGCGATGCTGGATGCGTACGCCGCCGCGGGGGGGGTGGAGGTCGGGGCCGATGATCTGTGGCCGGCGCTGCTGGCGCGCAAGCTCGACAGCTACTGGCACCACGGCGAGCGGGCCAGGCGCGATCCGGCGGCGCGCCCGGTCGCCGAGCGCCAGGTGGAGCAGCTACGCCGTCTCCTGGGCTTCCTGGACGCGCGATGA
- a CDS encoding GGDEF domain-containing protein, whose amino-acid sequence MRQLSLALTAAMLAAALTLSAQAPAAPGWLADAQRLEDADPDSAYALVRRGLPSLRPGPERMAALALRCWTAASAAPDSVLAHAAAGMAEAARHRDALALAKLRVCRGYGLEDAGKPLEALADYDFGVAEGRRLGARDLAAVALLLRGQLRYYRGDFTPALADLDEAYRTFAALGDEPQRRSALNSIANLYADGRVAQYDRALEYYRQVLASNQRGGSRRGIATAHFNMGSTLERMGRLGEALAQYRRGLEMDVRRGDSAEVAVDRRAVGVVLYKLGRPADALAELEHVRAYAARAADVELAAQTRLSRGVALRMLGRTAEALDELERARAHFQATDNRRFLEKVHEERALAYAARGAWRDAYQARGEQMALQRALEAGANQEQSTRLRVRFDADKKEAENRALLRENALRRQAMAAAGRVRRLQVAVLVLSAFVIGALVLLAVRQVAGARRLRAMALTDELTRLPNRRHLHLLADAAARTARSRGTAFSVLALDVDHFKSINDRFGHDAGDTVLRRVADAARRALREGDHLGRTGGEEFVAVLPDAPASAAHPVAERLRAAVERTSYADVDPALVVTVSVGIAAWAHTDPDFHATFRRADDSLYRAKAAGRNRVELAPSAD is encoded by the coding sequence CCCGCCGCGCCGGGGTGGCTGGCGGATGCGCAGCGCCTGGAGGACGCCGACCCCGACTCCGCGTACGCGCTGGTGCGGCGCGGCCTTCCGAGCCTGCGCCCCGGGCCCGAGCGGATGGCGGCGCTCGCCCTGCGCTGCTGGACCGCCGCCTCCGCCGCGCCCGACTCCGTGCTCGCCCACGCCGCCGCGGGGATGGCCGAGGCCGCGCGCCACCGCGACGCCCTCGCGCTCGCGAAGCTGCGCGTCTGCCGCGGCTACGGGCTGGAGGATGCCGGCAAGCCGCTGGAGGCGCTGGCGGACTACGACTTCGGCGTGGCGGAGGGGCGCCGCCTGGGCGCGCGCGACCTGGCCGCCGTGGCCCTCCTGCTGCGCGGGCAGCTCCGCTACTACCGCGGCGACTTCACCCCCGCGCTCGCCGACCTGGACGAAGCCTACCGCACCTTTGCGGCGCTCGGCGACGAGCCGCAGCGGCGCAGCGCCCTCAACTCCATCGCCAACCTCTACGCGGACGGCCGCGTGGCGCAGTACGACCGCGCGCTGGAGTACTACCGCCAGGTCCTCGCCTCCAACCAGCGCGGCGGATCGCGGCGAGGGATCGCGACGGCGCACTTCAACATGGGGAGCACGCTGGAGCGCATGGGCCGCCTGGGCGAGGCGCTGGCCCAGTACCGCCGCGGCCTGGAGATGGACGTCCGCCGCGGCGACTCGGCGGAGGTGGCGGTCGACCGCCGGGCGGTGGGCGTCGTGCTCTACAAGCTGGGCCGCCCCGCCGATGCGCTGGCGGAGCTCGAGCACGTCCGCGCCTACGCCGCGCGCGCCGCCGACGTGGAGCTCGCGGCCCAGACCCGCCTGTCGCGCGGCGTGGCGCTGCGCATGCTCGGCCGCACCGCCGAGGCGCTGGACGAGCTGGAGCGGGCGCGCGCCCACTTCCAGGCGACGGACAACCGCCGCTTCCTGGAAAAGGTGCACGAGGAGCGCGCCCTGGCCTACGCCGCCCGCGGCGCCTGGCGCGACGCGTACCAGGCCCGCGGCGAGCAGATGGCCCTGCAGCGCGCCCTGGAGGCGGGCGCCAACCAGGAGCAGAGCACCCGGCTGCGCGTGCGCTTCGACGCGGACAAGAAGGAGGCCGAGAACCGCGCCCTTCTCCGCGAGAACGCGCTGCGCCGCCAGGCGATGGCCGCGGCGGGGCGGGTGCGGCGGCTGCAGGTGGCGGTGCTCGTGCTGAGCGCGTTCGTCATCGGCGCGCTGGTGCTGCTGGCCGTGCGCCAGGTGGCCGGCGCCCGCCGCCTGCGCGCCATGGCGCTCACGGACGAACTGACCCGCCTCCCCAACCGCCGCCACCTCCACCTGCTGGCCGACGCCGCCGCGCGCACCGCCCGCTCGCGCGGCACCGCCTTCTCGGTGCTGGCGCTGGACGTGGACCACTTCAAGAGCATCAACGACCGCTTCGGCCACGACGCCGGCGACACCGTCCTGCGCCGCGTTGCCGACGCCGCGCGCCGCGCCCTGCGCGAGGGCGACCACCTGGGCCGCACCGGCGGCGAGGAGTTCGTCGCGGTCCTCCCCGATGCCCCCGCGTCCGCCGCGCACCCGGTGGCGGAGCGGCTCCGCGCCGCCGTCGAGCGCACCTCCTACGCGGACGTAGACCCGGCGCTGGTGGTCACGGTGAGCGTGGGGATCGCCGCCTGGGCCCACACGGACCCGGACTTCCACGCCACCTTCCGCCGCGCCGATGACTCTCTCTACCGCGCCAAAGCCGCCGGCCGCAACCGCGTGGAGCTGGCGCCGTCGGCCGACTGA
- a CDS encoding DegT/DnrJ/EryC1/StrS family aminotransferase, with protein MMNSPLALHGGAPVRPTYKPARPRVPAEARDEVLRVLDDGTLARFYGGTHVRALEAEFAAWFGRSHGVAVNSGTSALHVAYVAAGLPPFSEVLVPANAYISAITALIQSHLVPVIVDVDPSSWVMDPVDARRKLTSRTSAIVPVHMYGQPCPMDDLLELARAHGLWVLEDCGQAHGGMWNGRLLGSLGDAAAYSVCCRKHVTSGEGGLVISDSAALVERARSLAHKGKGDGWFEYLEMGFSYNMTEVQAVLARHGLRALEHETQTRQKFAAGIRAALDGLGLEFPHLGEGSAHAYFKFNFLLPRELGPWRNEIVTALRRENVGADPAHPYVLEIDWLRNQEPLLYSQITEGRPCYARESCPTALDVMARQVGLELGPGLDQEDIEYTIAAVRKVIPWYAQNHARLGSPTVVSI; from the coding sequence ATGATGAACAGCCCTCTCGCCCTTCACGGCGGCGCCCCCGTCCGTCCGACGTACAAGCCCGCCCGCCCGCGGGTTCCAGCCGAAGCCCGCGACGAAGTCCTGCGCGTACTGGACGACGGCACGCTGGCCCGCTTCTACGGCGGCACCCACGTCCGCGCGCTCGAGGCCGAGTTCGCCGCCTGGTTCGGGCGCAGCCACGGCGTGGCGGTGAACTCCGGGACGTCGGCGCTCCACGTGGCCTACGTGGCGGCCGGCCTTCCCCCCTTCTCCGAGGTGCTGGTACCCGCCAACGCGTACATCTCCGCGATCACCGCGCTCATCCAGAGCCACCTGGTGCCGGTGATCGTCGACGTCGATCCGTCGAGCTGGGTGATGGACCCCGTCGATGCCCGCCGCAAGCTCACGTCCCGCACCTCGGCCATCGTGCCGGTGCACATGTACGGGCAGCCGTGCCCAATGGACGACCTGCTGGAGCTGGCGCGGGCACACGGGCTGTGGGTGCTGGAAGATTGCGGGCAGGCTCACGGCGGCATGTGGAACGGGCGCCTGCTGGGGAGCCTGGGCGATGCGGCCGCCTACAGCGTGTGCTGCCGCAAGCACGTCACGTCGGGCGAGGGAGGGCTGGTGATCTCGGATTCGGCCGCGCTGGTGGAGCGCGCCCGCAGCCTGGCTCACAAGGGGAAGGGTGACGGCTGGTTCGAATATCTGGAGATGGGCTTCAGCTACAACATGACCGAGGTGCAGGCGGTGCTGGCCCGCCACGGCCTGCGCGCCCTGGAACACGAGACGCAGACCCGTCAGAAGTTCGCCGCCGGGATCCGGGCCGCGCTGGATGGGCTCGGCCTGGAGTTCCCCCACCTGGGCGAAGGGTCGGCGCACGCATACTTCAAGTTCAACTTCCTCCTCCCGCGTGAGCTCGGCCCCTGGCGCAACGAGATCGTCACGGCGCTGCGGCGCGAGAACGTGGGCGCCGACCCCGCGCATCCGTACGTGCTGGAGATCGACTGGCTGCGGAACCAGGAGCCGCTTCTCTACTCACAGATTACCGAGGGGCGGCCCTGCTATGCTCGTGAAAGCTGCCCCACCGCGCTGGATGTGATGGCCCGCCAGGTGGGGCTGGAACTGGGGCCGGGGCTGGACCAGGAAGACATCGAGTACACCATCGCCGCCGTGCGCAAGGTGATCCCGTGGTACGCCCAGAACCATGCGCGGCTCGGGAGTCCCACGGTCGTCTCCATATGA